A stretch of DNA from Mycolicibacterium celeriflavum:
GTAGCGGTTCTTGTACCGCACGTGCACCTGCTCGTCGCAACCCTCGAGGATCGCCTTGCGCGCCTTGGCCGGCAGCTTCTTCCACGGCGTGTCGACGTCGAACCCGAGCGCGTCGCCCAGCCCGGACAGCATCCGGGTGAAGTAGTCGGCGGTCTGCCCCATGGACCACGGGGCGATCGCGCCCTCGGCCAACGTCAGGTCCGGATCCGGGACGACGAGTTCGGGGTCGACCTCCTTACGAATGCCCAGGCCCAGACACTCGGGGCAGGCACCGTAGGGCGAGTTGAACGAGAACGACCGCGGCTCGAGGTCGTCGACGGCCAGCGGATGGCCGTTGGGGCAGGCCAGCTTTTCCGAGAAGCGCTGCTCGCGGTGCGGATGGTCATCCTCGCGGTCGACGAACTCGAGCACCACGATGCCGTCGGCGAGGTTCAGCGCCGTCTCCACCGAGTCGGTCAGCCGCTGCTTGGCGGTGGCCTTCACCGTGAGCCGGTCGACGACCACCTCGATGTCGTGCTTTTCCTGTTTCTTGAGCTTGGGCGGATCGGTGAGCGGATACACGACGCCGTCGACGCGCACGCGGCTGTAGCCCTGGCTGTTGAGCTTGTCGAACAGGTCGGCGAATTCACCCTTGCGGGTGCGCACCACCGGCGCGAGCACCTGGAAACGCAGGCCTTCGTCCATCGCCAGCACCTGGTCGACGATCTGCTGCGGGGTCTGGCGGGCGATGCGCTCACCGCACACCGGGCAGTGTGGGGTGCCGGCACGGGCATACAGCAGGCGCAGGTAGTCATAGACCTCGGTGATGGTGCCGACGGTCGAGCGCGGGTTGCGGTTGGTCGACTTCTGATCGATGGACACCGCGGGCGACAGACCCTCGATGAAGTCGACGTCGGGTTTGTCCATCTGACCGAGGAATTGACGCGCGTAGGCCGACAGCGACTCGACGTAGCGGCGTTGGCCCTCGGCGAAGATCGTGTCGAACGCCAGCGACGACTTGCCCGACCCCGACAAACCGGTGAAGACGATCAGCGCGTCGCGGGGGAGATCAAGATCAACACTGCGCAGGTTGTGCTCGCGCGCACCCTTGACAACTAGGCGGTCAGCCAACTGAGTCCTTCCTCATCCGCTCCCGCACGACAGACTTGATCCCAATGCTATGTGGACCCACCGACAAGCCCCAGCCAAGCCCGATACCGTGAGAACCATGACCGTCATCGACGACAACTACACCGGTCACGTCGAGCCCGGAACGGCCGCTCGGCGAACTCTGCCCGGCGCATCGATAATCAAGGTTTCGGTCGGTCCGATGGACAACAACGCCTACCTGGTCACCTGTTCCCGAACCGGCGAAACGCTACTCATCGACGCCGCCAACGACGCACCGGTGCTACTCGAGCTGATCGAGAAACACGCGCCGACGCTGTCGCTGATCGTCACCAGCCACCAGCATTTCGACCACGTGCAGGCATTGGCCGACGTGGCGAAGGCGACCGGAGCACCGACGGCCGCACACCAACTCGACGCCGATGCCCTGCCGGTCAAACCGGATCGCTTGCTCGACCACGGCGACACCGTCGAGGTCGGCGACCTGTCGTTCGACGTCATCCACCTGCAGGGCCACACCCCCGGCTCGGTGGCGCTGGCGCTCGACGGCGCCGACCCGAACACCGGGGCGACCCACCTGTTCACCGGCGACTGCCTGTTCCCCGGCGGCGTCGGCAAGACGTGGGAGAACGGCGCTTTCGACCAGCTGCTCGGTGACGTGACCCGCCGGGTGTTCGACGTCTACGGCGATTCGACGGTCATCTATCCGGGCCACGGCGACGACACCACGCTCGGCACGGAGCGCCCGCACCTGGCCGAGTGGAAAGAACGCGGTTGGTAGACGGTTCATTCGCGCCGCGGCTGTGTGGTCACAGGCTGTACGCACCAACCCCACTGCTCACATCGATCGACGTTTTGCGCGGGGTTACTCGCGATTTGTCTGCGAAAAGTCGATCGGTGTGGCTGCCGAGGCGAGGGTTCCTGATGTTGGACCGCTGGCAGCTGGCGGGCGGCCTGCCCGATGTGTGTGGGCGGCGGAAATGCCGTGAAAGCGCTGGCCTAGGCTGATCCGGAAGTCGGTGAGGAGACAAGGATGAATGAGGACCAGTTAAAAAAGGCGCAGAGCGGCGCCGGTTTCATTGCGGCACTCGACCAGAGCGGCGGCAGCACGCCCAAGGCGCTGAAGCTCTACGGCATTCCCGAGGACGCCTACTCCGGTGACGACCAGATGTTCGATCTGGTCCACGAGATGCGGACCCGCATCATCACCAGCCCCGCCTTCGACGGCGACCGCATCATGGGCGCGATCCTGTTCGAGATGACGATGGACCGCGAGATCGAGGGCCGTCCCACCGCCGACTACCTGTGGAACGTCAAGAACGTCGTGCCGTTCCTCAAGATCGACAAGGGCCTGGCCGAGGAGAACGACGGCGCCCAGACGATGAAGCCGATGCCCGGCCTCGACGACCTGCTGGACCGCGCCGTCGCCAACGGTGTGTTCGGCACCAAGGAGCGTTCGGTCATCAAGCTGCCAGGCGGCGGCCTGCAGGCGGTCGTCGACCAGCAGTTCGAGGTCGCCCGGCAGGTACTCGCCAAGGGCCTGGTGCCGATCATCGAGCCCGAGGTCGACATCAAGAGTCCCAAGAAGGCCGAGGCCGAGGACCAGCTCAAGTCCGCCCTGCTCGACGGGGTCAACAACCTCGGCGACCAGAAGGTCATGCTGAAGCTGACGCTGCCCGACACCGACAACCTCTACAAGGAACTCGTCGATCACCCGAACGTGCTGCGTGTCGTGGCGCTGTCGGGTGGCTACAGCCGCGACGAGGCCAACGAGAGACTGTCGCGCAACACCGGTGTCATCGCGAGCTTCTCGCGCGCGCTGACCGAGGGCCTCACCGCCCAGCAGAGCGATGAGGAGTTCAACTCCACGCTCGATCAGGCGATCGCGAGCATCGCCAAAGCTTCTGCCACCTGAGGCCACCTGAGCTAGTGCTGGGCTACGCGTCGGCGGTGCTCGCCGGCGCGTTGCCTGCGCTCGCTTTTCCGGCGCCCGCGTGGTGGTGGCTGGCCTGGTTCGGGCTGGTTCCGCTGGTCTTCGTCGTTCGTGCCGCGCCGACGGCCGGGCAAGGCGCCGTGCGGGCCTGGCTGGGGATGGCGACGTTCATCTGCTTTACCCAGTACTGGCTGTGGCCGAGCGCCGGCCCCCTGCTGTTGGTGCTTGCGGCCGGTCTCGGAGCGTTGTGGTTGCCGTTCGGTTGGGCGGCGCACCGCCTGCTCGCCGGTGAGCTCACCGGTCGCGGTTCGCTTGCGGCCGTGGCCGTTCTGCCGTCGCTTTGGGTTCTCGCCGAAGCGGTGCGGTCGTGGGACCGGCTCGGCGGTCCGTGGGCGGTGCTCGGCGCGTCGCAGTGGAACCAGCCGGCGACGCTGGCGTCGGCCTCGCTGGGCGGCGTCTGGCTCGTCAGCTTTCTCGTGGTGGCGGTCAACACCGCCGTCGTGGTCGCCGTTCTGCTGCGCAGACCCTGGGCGATCGCACTTCCGGTCGTGCTGATCGCGATCGGTCCGGTGTGGTTCTGGCTCGCACCGGCGCCCGGGCCCGGTCCGTCGATGCGGGTCGCGCTGGTGCAACCGGGCGACATCGACGACGCGACCGCCCGCCAAGCCGCCAGCGAGCGCCTGACCGACGGCCTGCGCGGTCAGCAGGTCGACCTGGCGGTGTGGGGCGAAAGCAGCGTCGCGGTGGACCTGGCCGCACATCCTGACGTCGCCGCCCGGCTGGCCGACTTGTCCCGGCGCGTCGGCGCCGATCTGCTGGTCAACGTCGATGCCCGCGCCCCATCCGGCGGCATCTACAAGACGTCGGTGCTCATCGGGCCGGATGGGGTCCGCGGCTCCTATGCGAAGACGCGGCTCGTG
This window harbors:
- a CDS encoding MBL fold metallo-hydrolase encodes the protein MTVIDDNYTGHVEPGTAARRTLPGASIIKVSVGPMDNNAYLVTCSRTGETLLIDAANDAPVLLELIEKHAPTLSLIVTSHQHFDHVQALADVAKATGAPTAAHQLDADALPVKPDRLLDHGDTVEVGDLSFDVIHLQGHTPGSVALALDGADPNTGATHLFTGDCLFPGGVGKTWENGAFDQLLGDVTRRVFDVYGDSTVIYPGHGDDTTLGTERPHLAEWKERGW
- a CDS encoding fructose bisphosphate aldolase; protein product: MNEDQLKKAQSGAGFIAALDQSGGSTPKALKLYGIPEDAYSGDDQMFDLVHEMRTRIITSPAFDGDRIMGAILFEMTMDREIEGRPTADYLWNVKNVVPFLKIDKGLAEENDGAQTMKPMPGLDDLLDRAVANGVFGTKERSVIKLPGGGLQAVVDQQFEVARQVLAKGLVPIIEPEVDIKSPKKAEAEDQLKSALLDGVNNLGDQKVMLKLTLPDTDNLYKELVDHPNVLRVVALSGGYSRDEANERLSRNTGVIASFSRALTEGLTAQQSDEEFNSTLDQAIASIAKASAT